The sequence below is a genomic window from Desulfomicrobium macestii.
TTCCCTCAGTAGTTCTTTCAAGTCTGCTGCGTCACATTTTCGTCGATAATGACGAAACCGAACAAATCTCAAACCATAACCAGGAGACGAGTTATGCGAAAAAAAACGTTAATTATCACTATGATTGCAGTTCTGATGCTCTTTTTTATCCCGACTTCACAAACTAAAGCCGGTAATGACACCGTCACTTCACGGGATGTCAAAGCGGAAACGAAGGAAATGATCAATACCCTTCAGCAATACACCATCGATCAGCGCAATCAGGCAATGAAAGAGGCCAAGCAGGCAATGGATAATATTGACGCGCGGATTGACGAACTGGAAAGTCGTGTTGACAACAACTGGGACAAGATGACCCAGGCGGCCCGCGAGGAAGCCAGAGCTAATCTGAAAGCTTTGCGCCAGCAGAGAAACGAGTTGTCCGAATGGTACGGAAGTTTCAAGAACAGTTCTGAAGATGCTTGGGAACAGATGAAAAA
It includes:
- a CDS encoding sll1863 family stress response protein, with amino-acid sequence MRKKTLIITMIAVLMLFFIPTSQTKAGNDTVTSRDVKAETKEMINTLQQYTIDQRNQAMKEAKQAMDNIDARIDELESRVDNNWDKMTQAAREEARANLKALRQQRNELSEWYGSFKNSSEDAWEQMKNGFSDAYQALSDSWEKAKSEYDAEKK